aaattaagaaaaatattggtgctattaaaaaaaatttcaattttttttaaattatttttttattttttattttttttaaataataaaagaaaaaaaaagaaaaaagaattaaagaaaacGAAACAGGGGACGGGGTTGCTAACGCGAAACAAGgaaaaaatatttctcttttttttaaaaaaaataataaaacattttttttgaaattaaaattaaaacgcctaatctaaacaatcaaacaactaatagttgttaatcacaatcaatccctggcaacggcaccaaaaacttggtgcggaattttataacccacaaactaaccggcaagtgcaccgggtcgtaccaagtaataccttacgtgtgtaagggtcgatcctacgaggattgatggatcaagcaacaataatttattgattggcttagttaggcaagtagAAAAGAGTATTtggatgttcaaaaggtttaagttcgaaTTCAGAATATTAAAAGGATggacaaataaataagttgggaataaaatattgagaaggtagttaaggcttcagagttatctatttttccggatttacttttcttactaactattttaataatgtaggatttaatttatggcaaactatatgtgactagaccctaattccttagacctttctagtctcctctaaaattcattaagtgccaattccttggtcaattaattccaattagaagctacatgatcaaattccagtttatatgccacaaaaactctaattacctaaaaataaaaggattatatgtcacgtatcccgttaaatccagataattaaaatttaggagaatatgttttcaaggtgttgttcaagtaaagagtttttccaagttttacaagaactcaaatagaaagagggtcatacttccgttccacccaaattcataaaataaagaacgaaaacaattcttaaattataaatccacacatgaattaaaatagaaaatttaaatttgaatcaactaactactccgcgtcttgtaacgtggggaccacttggcttcactggatccgcgcctaacttgtgtgctaaaatggggcccagaaatcaccctagcggtttctgcattttctgcatATGGCGcatatcacgcgtacgcgtcagtcacgcgtacgcgtcgatggtcttttccgCAAGTCACATggacgcgtcggtcatgcgtccgcgtcgctaTGCAATTCTTcaattcacgcgtacgcatcagtcacgcgcacgcgtcgtcatggaaagctccaaatcacgcgaatgcgtcagtcacgcgtacgcgtcactcctCGCTGCTATCTCCTTTAAATCTtgagctgcagaaactccatcaaatccagtcgaatgctacctaaaataaacaatattgcacaaaactcaaaatagcatccatagtggctaaaacataattaattcttaattaaactcaacaaattagatgcaaattcactacgaaaagataaaaaaagatacTCACGCATCAGTTACACGGCTGCCCCATGTGCTAATTTCCACCTCCCAGAGCAGTCAACTACCCAGCACTGCATCCTGTTGATCGGCTTCCTCCTTCAGCTACGATTGAACAGTCCACCGCCAATAACAACTAACCAACCAGCGCCGCACTCTTCTCCGCACAGAATGAAGCCGGTTGACTCTTCAGAATGGCAGAATCGCAAGATGAACATGTTTCAAGCGAGGATCCTCCTTTATGCACTTCACCTAGCCGAAATTCATTAATGGAGGTCGATATAGTGGAACCGCTAGATTGTGTAGCCTCTGACGTTTCAGAAAATTTATCATACGAACAAGAAAACTTAACCGGCGATGTCGCAGGCCATGGTCACAAGTCGAACAAGGTGAGCAATTAGGATCCTCAATTTCTGCCATGGATGTTTATTGTGCGTTTAGTTTTTATGTTTAGTCACAATGTAAACGAGTACTTTAATTGTATGGTTATTGAAACATGCAATTGTAAGCAATCAGTTGAGATGCAAATAAATTTAtgtttgttttatatttaatggTATCATTACATGCATTGAGGATTGGCCAAAATTAATTAACCATTGCATGCTTATATGATTACATCCAGGAGAACATTTTTTCGTACGTGTTTttgtatatgaatctatgcTCTCTTCATTTTAAATGGCATCTTTATTTGCTAATCATCCTATTATGGACTTACGTGCTTATATGGCTGATGGGATagcataatttaattttttggtatGCTTATATAAATGCATTTTTATGTATGGTGTCCGTATATTATCCCTACGTGATGATCAAGCAAGTATTTAAAATAGATAACCATAGGGTAATTCAGTGCCTGAATTTGTTTACTAAATTGAAGTGAATGCTACTTGTATTTGCAACATGCTAACCATGGAATGCTTATATTAGTGTTTTAATCATGTAATGGTATGTTTATATGCTCActgcatatttttttagttatatgcTGATATGCTTCCTGCCTTGTATTTGGTTATTTTTCATGCTTATATTAGTGTTTTAATCATGTAATGGTATGTATATATGCTCACtacatattttttagttatatgcTCGTATGCTTCCTgccttttattttaatatttttcatgcttatggGAATATGTAGTTAATGAATGATGTGCTTATGTTCTTCTTGCATCTGAAGAAACGAGTGTGTGTATGTAAATATACAGGAAAAGATTTTTGTGGCTGGAGTGAAAAAAGAAGCCACTAAAGGGTAAGTAAGGCCCTTAACTATTAGCCAAAATGGAACAAATAATTCCTAATGATTTTCATTGAAtgagaaaaaaacaaataaatggtgaaaattaattaaataatacatgaaatgaaaaaaaatctcTTTGCTTGTTTTGTAGCTGTTGATGTGTTTTCTGTGATTGTTTTAGAGATTTTATTGAAATGAGTTTTGATCAGGATCTTCCTCGTTTTGGTTACTCTGTTTGTTTGGGAATTTTAGGCCACGCAGTTGTCGGATGTTACAGATGTTGGAAGTGAAGAGATGGAGCTTGTTGATGAGGTATTGGAGTCTAGCTTACTTTTGTGTACTCATAATGTTCATGTTTGATTTGATAACTAATGGTAATTAATTTTTCGTtcgaattaatataaaatacagtTACCAGATCATGATTGCCTACAAGAAGACGAGATACCAAGAGTTGGAATGTGGTTTGCTCAGTTACAGATGGCTCATGACTTTTATGTGACCTATGCAAAGAAAGCTGGATTTGCAACTAAGATAAGGACGACAACATTTGATAAGATCACAAAGGCTCCCATTAACCAAGCTATACACTGTAATCGCGACGGGATCCGCGAGTCTTGTGTTAAAGCACCAACGCGGAAGAATACGATTTCAGCTGCTGGGTGCAAGGtaaagatatatataaaatttgataaagacGTGCAAGATTGGATTTTGCTCAAGGTTGACTTGACGCACTCTCACCCCTGTTCACCGAAAGAGGCAGTGCACTACCATGAGTATAGGCAGCTGATCATGCATGTGAAGTGCGTGATCGAGGATAATGATGAGGCTGGGATTCGGCCAAACAAGACATTCCTTGCTTTGTCAAATGAGGCTGGTGGCCCCTCTAACTTAGGATTCTCAGAgaaggatttaagaaattatataatAGCAAGGCTCCGAACTAGCAACGTGAATGCGGATTTCAGGGAGATGATGAGCTACTTCAGGAGAATGAAGGACATCAATCCAAACTTTTTTTACGCGGTGGAGTTGGACGATGAGTGTAAATTTAAGAGTGCAGTATGGGTCAATGCAAGGTGTAGGGCGTCGTATGAATACTATGGAGACGTCGTGTCAATTGATAGCACTTACAGAAGGAATAGGTACGTAGTAGTTAAGTTGgtgttttttccttttcttgataaAACGTTATTCGATCGTCATTGGTATTTCTTACATTTGGTTGGTTTTTTTGGTAGGCATGGATTACCGTTTGTGTCGTTCGTTGGGGTCAACCACCATGGTAGGTTGACCCTCCTCGGTTGTGCTTTGTTGGGGAATGAGAAAATCGCAAGTTATGAGTGGGTTTTTAGCCAATGGGTCAACTGCATGGGAACTGCTCCACAGTGTATCATAACCGATCAATGTCGATCCATGTACCGTGcgataaaaaatactttacccGACACACGCCACAGGTGGTGCATCTGGCATATTATGAATAAGTTACCTTCCAAGCTTGGGGGTTACCGTCAGTATGGAGCATTGTATGTTGACCTAAATGacattgtgtggaactctcggACCGAGGAGTCATTTGAAGATAACTGGGCTGATTTTATAGATGAGTACAACTTACATAACAACACATGGCTATCAAGTTTGTTACTGTACGATTACTTCACACGCTTTTATTGCAATTGTTTGGCATCTGAATGTTTAGTAtatgtgtaatttttttatgacaatTATATGGATGTTCATTATAATATACATTTGGATGTTTAATATATCAGTGATTATGGATGGTCATTTCTCAAGTGTAGTAATATGTTTGGTGTAAGCTTTCTATCCTTAATTTGGGATTATTTATTCCTTGTAGATCTGTATGATGATCGACATATGTGGATCCCAATATACTTCAAGGGTGAATTTTGAGCAGCAATGCGGAGTACGCAAAGAAGTGAGAGCATGCACGCATTCTACGGTGGATACTTACACAGTAAAACTAGCTTGATTCAATTTGTTCACGAATATGACAATGTTCTTGGAGTCAAGGAGCAGAGGGAACTGGAGGATGATGCTGCAGACTCGAGGGGGGTTATACCTTGTGCAACCACCTCGCCTATGGAGAAATAGTTTCAGCAAGAGTATACCACGAGCATTTTTAGGGATGTTCAAATTGAGTTTGTGAAGAAGGCTAACAGCAGAGTTTCTGCAGTTGATGAACAGGGTCCATTGGTCTGCGTGACGGTGAAAGAGGGAAACTAGTCAACGATACTATTCTATGCGTTTCATACGATGTTCACTTTGACCATTCCACACAGGAGCTTCGTTGTGAGTGCAATCTTTTTGAGAATTCAGATGTGTTGTGTTGTCACTGCCTTGAAGTTTTCCATTCATATAAAGTGTAAAAAGTGCCTTCATGTTATGTTCTCCCTCAATGGAGCAAGAAGATAAAGCGCAAACATACGTATGTCAAAAGTAGCCATGATATCAGTCGGTCGGATGAGAGTCATGTTGCATTCAGGGGACTGTGTGCACACTTCTATAATGTTGCTCAAGAGTTCGTCGGTGACGATGAAGAAACAACATTGCTGCATGTTGCTTTGGAAGAAACAATGGCCAAGTTGGCTGCGCACCGTGCCAAAAAGAGGTCCGAGAGCGTGTCAAAGACCTAGACGAACATTGGCTCATAAAGTTCGAACAATGTCAGTGTTGATGACATCCAAGGTCCATCGAAGGTCACCACAAAGGGGAGGCCAAAGAGTAAGAGGCTCGGCGCTGTCCTTGAGAAGTCATTCAAGAATTCAAGGCggagaaaacaaaagaattcaTCCCCGGTAGATGTTTGGCTTAATCTCAACTTTGTATGTTTATTTGGTATATTACTATTCTAGAACATAACTTTTggacttttttcttcttttttttgggCAGGTGGTTCATCCACACGTATTTCAAGATATACACCATGGTTCTGTTGGTGGCCTAAATGTCCCCGAACAAGCCGGTGGTTTCATGTCTTTATTAAGCTCCTTCAACAAAAAGTAGGATTAGTTGGACAAGTTTGTGATAGTGTATATTTTCTCATCGCTGTGTTTAAGGATTATTGTTAGTTTCAAGGTTCTAAGACAACTGTTGCAAAAGGTCCACATGTTATTAATTGCAAGAACCATTTTTTCGAGTGTTAAATCGAaccattttactatttttattttctgtagaCTTAATGCATAACGTGTATATTTGATGGTTATTCTGTAATTTACGTTGTCGTTTAATTAAGTTGTTCCAGATTTCTACATGCTTTACAGTATAGTTTTTCGGTACGTAGTTGTTCGTCATAGACATtgttttaatgtattttttaatgaaCTAAAGTGGATGTTCATTTCTATAGGTGTTCAGATGTTCATTTCTACTATAAACAAGGATGGTTAGCCGTTAGCATCCGTGTGTTTTGATTTTGACCTTGTTAGACTGGATGTTCATTATAGTAAGGTATAAGATGTTCTGTTTAGCTATATTGGTGGATGGTTAGTGGTCACTTGTTTCAATATGTACAAATATGGcagttttacaaaaaaaaacttGATAAAGCCAGGATTCTAACATCTAAAAAGACATGGATAATTTTTGGGTAACATAACCAATAAATCATTGTACTGTAGGAAAAAAAATATGTCATTGAATCAAGTCTTTCTAATGTGACAATAACAAATCCTTAAGCATGTCAGCAGTAAGTAAACTCAGTATAATCTGGTAGTTCAATTCATTGTAACTAATACTAAGTAAGCAACTTCTTCCTCCCTCTGCGCATTGCCCTCTTCGGTAATCCCTCTGCACGTTCAATCAATGACCGTGTGTTAGGTGCAGTGTATGGTGAACTAACGTCCTTCTTCTTGTTCCGTGGTGCATTGCGATGAACAGGTTTAACCTTGTTTTCCAATAACGAGATAAGCTGGTGTACCGATGCAATCTGCAGGCCACAGATAATGTCTAGCATCAATTCTATCCTATCTGATCTGAGTGAATCCTGTGGGTAGATTTATCAGTTGGTATAGTATTAAGAACCGTTACAGTGATATTTTTACAAGATCAATAATGAAATTTGTGCAAATGTTTAATTAACAAACCTCATCCTATTCACAAAGTTGACGTTCTTTGGTCCAACTTTCCATCAACTTAATGACATACATGCCACAGTCAAAGCTACAAGACAATAAAATACTATTGCAATTAGGTTGAGAAAAACCAAGTTACATGGTACGACACATTTcgaattgaaatataaaaaagcCTCAAATTTGGGTTATAATTTCATCTCACTTGTTCGGTTGATTTGGAACCCTCGCGTACGAACGAGCTGGGCCGTGCGTAGTCCGAACGAATGCAGGAATAGAAATGCTTGCCATATCCTCACATAGTCTCCCCTAAAAATCATGGAACGAACATACGCGAGCAA
The genomic region above belongs to Arachis duranensis cultivar V14167 chromosome 3, aradu.V14167.gnm2.J7QH, whole genome shotgun sequence and contains:
- the LOC107478959 gene encoding protein FAR1-RELATED SEQUENCE 5-like, giving the protein MAESQDEHVSSEDPPLCTSPSRNSLMEVDIVEPLDCVASDVSENLSYEQENLTGDVAGHGHKSNKATQLSDVTDVGSEEMELVDELPDHDCLQEDEIPRVGMWFAQLQMAHDFYVTYAKKAGFATKIRTTTFDKITKAPINQAIHCNRDGIRESCVKAPTRKNTISAAGCKVKIYIKFDKDVQDWILLKVDLTHSHPCSPKEAVHYHEYRQLIMHVKCVIEDNDEAGIRPNKTFLALSNEAGGPSNLGFSEKDLRNYIIARLRTSNVNADFREMMSYFRRMKDINPNFFYAVELDDECKFKSAVWVNARCRASYEYYGDVVSIDSTYRRNRHGLPFVSFVGVNHHGRLTLLGCALLGNEKIASYEWVFSQWVNCMGTAPQCIITDQCRSMYRAIKNTLPDTRHRWCIWHIMNKLPSKLGGYRQYGALYVDLNDIVWNSRTEESFEDNWADFIDEYNLHNNTWLSSLLLYDYFTRFYCNCLASECLVYV